Sequence from the Gemmatimonas sp. genome:
GGAGCCACCATCCTGCCCGCAGCTTTGGGCATGGCCTCTTTCCGTCGTGCTTTCGTGGCGTCCGCACTCTTCGCCGTCGCCCTCGCCATTCTCGCTGCCCCCCCGCTCCAAGCCCAGCAGCTCCGTCCCGCCGTCGATGCGTGGCGGAAGACCCACGAGCGCGAGATTCTCGACGAAGCGTTCGCCCTCATGGCCATACCCAACGTGGCCTCCGACACCGCGAACATTCGCCGCAATGTGGAGTTTCTCACGGCGGCGTTTGCCAAGCGCGGCGTGGCCATGCGGCCGCTGCGAGCGCCCACGGGCGGTAGCCCAGCGCTGTTTGGCGAACTCAAGGCGCCCGGGGCCACGCGCACCATCGTGATGTACGCGCACTACGACGGACAGCCGGTGGCCGGTGGCGGATGGAACGGCGATCCGTTCACTCCCGAGCTGCGTCGCTTTCAGAACAGTGTGGCCACCGATGCCGCGCCGATGCCTGCAAAAGGCGACACCATCGATCCCGCCGTGCGCATTCGCGCCCGCTCGGCCAGCGACGACAAGGGGCCGATCATTGCCATGTTGGCCGCGCTCGATGCGCTCAAGGCCGCGAAGAAAGCGCCCACGGTGAATGTGAAGTTCTTCCTGGAGGGTGAAGAAGAGGCTGGCTCGGCACACTTGGGTGACCTGCTCAAGGCGCACAAGGCGGTGCTGGGGGCCGACGCGTGGTTGTTCTTCGACGGCCCGATCCACGTGAGCGGCGCACCGCAGCTCGTGCTTGGCGTGCGCGGCGTGATGGGTGTGGACATCACGTTCCACGGCCCCAATCGCGCCATGCACAGCGGTCACTATGGCAACTGGGCCCCCAACCCAGGCGTGGCGGTGGCGCACTTTATTGCCAGTGTGCGCGACATGGAC
This genomic interval carries:
- a CDS encoding M20/M25/M40 family metallo-hydrolase, with translation MASFRRAFVASALFAVALAILAAPPLQAQQLRPAVDAWRKTHEREILDEAFALMAIPNVASDTANIRRNVEFLTAAFAKRGVAMRPLRAPTGGSPALFGELKAPGATRTIVMYAHYDGQPVAGGGWNGDPFTPELRRFQNSVATDAAPMPAKGDTIDPAVRIRARSASDDKGPIIAMLAALDALKAAKKAPTVNVKFFLEGEEEAGSAHLGDLLKAHKAVLGADAWLFFDGPIHVSGAPQLVLGVRGVMGVDITFHGPNRAMHSGHYGNWAPNPGVAVAHFIASVRDMDGRVKIAGFYDDVPPISDSDRALGKALSATDDSLRTSLGLARTEANNAALGERIMLPALNIRGIRTGEVGGGAANAVPTSASVSIDFRLVPDQQPTRICELVTRHLASLGYTVATDPNAAARSTDRAHLAYLGCGGGYTSVSVASTLPSVRAVKALMGRAYGREPFVMPMLGGSLPLFHFVEQLGATVITVPTVNADNSQHAPNENLRIGNLWDGIGVMAELMAGLGPLWPGGATPVMK